The genomic DNA TACAAATCTAAGCAGCCTGTGTCCCTAGCCCATTACTTGGGCTAATGCAATCATTGAAATTATAAACTGGGCTCAATCAGCACTGCTCTACATGAGCAACAACAAAGAGATGCAACATTAAGGTAGTGTGCAATAAGAACAAGGAAGGCACAAAGTTTCAGTCCAGACCTTCCAGAGTAGTAAACAAAGTCCTCCTTTAGTATTAGTCCAATGAACGGGGCTAAAAGACTGACTGGCCTTCATAACGGGCCATACCCAcaatcattaaaatataaacatacactGGGCCACCCTGCTCTTTCGTATGAGTAACAACAACatgtgcaaataaaaacaagaaaggcacaaaaaataaaaacagcttgaGTCCAGACTAGTAAACATAACCCTCCTTTAAAGTGGAACAAATGAGGCTAAAAGACTGATGCTGACTCGACTATATGACTGGTCTAATTTGAGTTTGTGAGAGGTAGATTTTTCTGAATGAAAATAAGCATCTCAGCATTGTGGCAGTGTATGCGATTTCTCTTCTCGTCTATGACATTGGAGACGGCGCTGAACAGCCGCTCGCTGTCTACGCTGGTACAGGGTGTAGTGAGGTACTTGCGTGCAACTCGGGCAAGTGCAGGGAAGCGGACTTGGGTGGAGCTCCAGTACTTGAAAGGGCATGCTGTCTTGAGGATGGTGGCTTCTCCCAGGTATGCATGCAcctgaataaaaagtaaaaacaaaacagaaaagtctACTTACTTTTCTTCAAAGCACAGACAGGCGTATGTTTATTTGATTCACTTTATGAACATTTTCATGTGAAGCACTCAACAAATCTGCtgataaagtttattatttacTCACCTGTGATGCTGTTTCGCCTGTAGTTGCTTGTTTGGCGACATCATTCTCTGTGAGGATTTCTTGGTACATGTCCTGCAGGCTCCCAGTTCGGGCCCTCTTAGGTGGGGGGTCCTGGTCCTCCTGGCCTGGATCACCTGCACTGGCACCAGCAGCGTCTTCTTGCTGATCATTGCCCACACTGGCCATTTCATCCACAACTTTCAGCAGCATATTCCGTGCTTCCTCCTTCTTATCCGGGTCAAAATAACGGTCTTTGTAGCGAGCATCAACCATAGTTGCAATTGCATAAAGAGGTTCAGTTTGCACACCATTAAAGCGTTTACTGACAGCTTCCAATAGAGTATGTTTGGCTGTTTGCACACCTTTGTCTGATTCATCCATCTTGGCAAGCAGCCGTGTCAGGGACACCACACCAGGGATGACATCTGCAGCAGTGGCCTCTGCAGAGCTGATGTCCCTGGTTAGCTGCTCAAAGGGTTTCAGGAGGGTGATCATCTTCTCCATAATCCCCCACTGAGTTGCTGTCAATGTTGTGGGGAGTTCATAATCAGCAGCATATGCACTTAAAACCCTCTTCTGCTCCACCAGGCTCTGCATCATATAATAGGTGGAATTCCACCTGGTGGAAACGTCTTGTTGCAGCTTTTTCACGGGCATATTGAGTTCTTTTTGTATGTCTTCAAAACGACTGCAAGCAAGTGGTGAATGCTTGAAGTGTCCCACCACTCGCCTCCCCACAGCCAGAGCATCTGCAATACTGCGCTGAGACAGGGCACCTCCATTCACTGCGAGCTGCAAGGTATGTGCCATGCAGGGCAGACTTGGGACACCAAACTCCGACGTAGCTTTAGCCATGTTGCGTGCGTTGTCTCTGACCACTACGTGCACATTCTCCTTGGGGATTGTCCACGTCTCGAACATCCCTTCAAAAGCAGATGCGATTGCTTCTGCCGTATGAGACCCGCGGCACTCTTGGGAATGAAGCACAGACTTCTTCAGCACAAAGTCTTTATCTAGCCATTGAGCAGTCAAGCTCAACATGCTAACCTGGCAAACGCTTGAAGACCAGATATCTGTTGTGAAGCTAATGGATGTAGCATCAGCAATTAGCTTCTCGACATGACTGTAAACAACACTGTACAACTCGGGTAAACAAACATCTGATAAATACTTGCGATTGGGCATGGTAAAGCGTGGCTCGAGGAACTCCACAAGTTTGGTGAATCCGGCATCTTGCACGATTGAAAAGGGCTGGTTATCCAGTGCAATACACTCAATTATTTTCCGATTGATGGCTTTTGCCCTGGGGTGGTCCGTGgcgtatttttgttttttctcggTGGACTCTTTGAGCGtcaactgtgtgttttttttcagtgctgCCTGTCCCTGTTGCTTCTTCTCATTGCTTTGCTGCACAAATGCCGCGTAACTCTCTGAATGATTCATCCTGAGGTGGGAGATTAAATTGGAAGTGTTGAAGGAAGAAATCTTGGTTCCGCCTCGCATAACTGACGCTTTGCAGTCATTGCAAATCACAAGTTTAACGTCCGAAGGAGACACTTGAAAATAattccaaaccacagacataacGATGAAACCGAGCGAGCAAGTTACCGCAGCCATCCACGCTTGTTTATACGCTTCAAGACGTGATGAGGTCATGATCTGTGCGCCGGTAAACGCTTCAGGAGCGCATAGGCACTATTTCTTATATACAGCCTATGGGTGTAACGCAAGCATTATTTTATCGgttttaaagcaaaacaaatccGATACCGATATTTacagatattacatttttatgctaATATCGGGCCGATAATATCGGTGGGCCGATATTATCGGACATCTCTAATTTATTTATGAGTGCtctgatcttgtttttgaacatgattaacgatttctgaaatcagtatcaccaatacaacacagatcacacattctctgaattacaagcttgctttttgcagtgtggcattaattaggctattaatttattcatctaagttactcttgacactgtatataagtattattaaatgaaagataatacagaacattatatatattctatattatatcccACATTAAACGGACtgagagcacaaaacacactgcaacagcagctaacattagctgctctggtcatctgtcataaagtcattatacagtgccaaaatccaggtaaaatatatgttatacagtctatgggtaaaatagtactacggtttactcaccgaaaaaactgcaacacagaatcctttgttggtcggttagtacaatcaacagcacaacacgccatattgccagaaaaaaaactacccgaaaataggcaaacaaacacggacaccgcagcgcctgtcaactgctggatgtagccgcggacctctgggtgtagcctagcctagcctagcctagcccagccgatgctttagcatagagctaactgctggcaactgtctgtgaacctgtcactcaacgtaaccacgccctaatttatgccattttaagcctaaatgacacttaaacggttgtggtacaaaaaaattcaaccccccccccccccccccccatagtGTTAACTGAGCTGGAAACTATCGGTAAcgaccaaaaaaataaaagggaccaggcttttaaatatgtttttttaagctgtaaagtcggctattttaacatggggctcaatgggaaattaCTCCCTTCTGGTgccagcccccagaggccgcggcggagactgcagctttttgaacgcggaagtggtcttcactcggagaacccacaactccccccttggTCCAGACCAGCTGCTCCGTGGCACAGGCAGTGGTCCCTACCAATAGGGTCTCTAAAGATACTGGTCATGACCAGCTGCTCCATGGTGCGTGAAGTGTTCCTCGTGGTCTGTATGTAAAACTGACCACCATTTATCCAGACACTGTCAACATTGGTAAAACTTCTTTCATGACATTTTAATGTGCAATATGCTAGCTCTTATAATCACCCCAGAGGCTTTGCTGTCCCTCATGTTTATAGACTTACACATAATTTGTCATTGTTCACTTTCAGAACAATCGCATTGAGAGGATTTGGCCAGAGGTTTGTACTTTGACACAGTAGTTTTTCcctctgtttgtttgtatgaAAGCCTTCACTTCACAAGTACAATATGATCAGTTTATGAGCAGCCTCTTTGTGTGAACTATTCAGTATTGTCTTGAGACTACCAGATACACGGTcacccataaagttggaataattttgttttcagacacattcctctttttattttctattacaCATCAGTAATCATCTTTGACCTGGtgcaatgagattgatcaatacaattttaggaatatatacactttatctatcaagatTAAATCACATTgccacaatcatttcatggaaagaggtaagaaatatttttattccaactttatgggcaacCATGTATATCAATTTAGAAATtgaacaacaaaatataatttcatGCATTGTTTTGTAGGTAAATAATCGAGTCAACTATCCAATCAAAGCCTGCCTGACACATATGATGGATCAAGAACTCATCAATATGAATGACGACCATACAATTCTGTGCGTCATCCTTGGTGTGCCAAGTTGCCAGTGTCGGTATGAACCACTTTGTGGAATCGTGGAATGCCCACAGAGTTCCAGGTGTTAAAATTCTTacacacttctctctctctctgtgtctttctgtttgtttttgtatgtatgtaataaCAGCATTTAATTAGATTAGACACCTTCATAAAAGATGATGTATTTCTGCCTGTGGTAACATATTTTATAATTGGTATTTTACAGATAGTAAATGATTATTTgcaaaaatatgtgtatatgtgtgggtAACAACACATAAATTATTAGCCTATATATTTGTGCATAGGAACCATGTAAGTGTCACTACAAATCATGAAACTGACGTACTGTATATAGAGTTTATAGATTGCTAGTTTCGAAGTCTTGTCCATTGTTGGACTTTTATGTATACGGTATGATCAATATCATTTTGTTGTGTCATTTGTGTCGTTCTGGCTTCAGGTGGCTGTCCAGTCAAGCTGACTGAGGACATACTTCCCTGTGTCTCTGAAGCAGCTGACTGGTACGACAATAAGAGATGGTCATCATTGACCAGAGtttcagttttttcagtttttggaacTGATCCTTTTGCCTCTGTAGAAGAGAGAGACAATGCAAAACAGCGTTTGGTGATCTCTCTATACTTTTTGATAACGCA from Scomber japonicus isolate fScoJap1 chromosome 9, fScoJap1.pri, whole genome shotgun sequence includes the following:
- the LOC128364808 gene encoding zinc finger BED domain-containing protein 4-like, with protein sequence MRGGTKISSFNTSNLISHLRMNHSESYAAFVQQSNEKKQQGQAALKKNTQLTLKESTEKKQKYATDHPRAKAINRKIIECIALDNQPFSIVQDAGFTKLVEFLEPRFTMPNRKYLSDVCLPELYSVVYSHVEKLIADATSISFTTDIWSSSVCQVSMLSLTAQWLDKDFVLKKSVLHSQECRGSHTAEAIASAFEGMFETWTIPKENVHVVVRDNARNMAKATSEFGVPSLPCMAHTLQLAVNGGALSQRSIADALAVGRRVVGHFKHSPLACSRFEDIQKELNMPVKKLQQDVSTRWNSTYYMMQSLVEQKRVLSAYAADYELPTTLTATQWGIMEKMITLLKPFEQLTRDISSAEATAADVIPGVVSLTRLLAKMDESDKGVQTAKHTLLEAVSKRFNGVQTEPLYAIATMVDARYKDRYFDPDKKEEARNMLLKVVDEMASVGNDQQEDAAGASAGDPGQEDQDPPPKRARTGSLQDMYQEILTENDVAKQATTGETASQVHAYLGEATILKTACPFKYWSSTQVRFPALARVARKYLTTPCTSVDSERLFSAVSNVIDEKRNRIHCHNAEMLIFIQKNLPLTNSN